A DNA window from Zingiber officinale cultivar Zhangliang chromosome 3A, Zo_v1.1, whole genome shotgun sequence contains the following coding sequences:
- the LOC122054122 gene encoding uncharacterized protein LOC122054122, whose product MASARLLLLSAALLFHYFAACAPLPSRDSCLDVSPAERQRCDVSSIRVRQTNRGRRRGGATMDPVFEVEVENGCCCAVSRVVLVSEGFASSVPVDPRLFRREEGGGGYLVADGREIPSSGSLTFRYAWDRAFFMYPASLESNCSALAKQREAISVDEN is encoded by the coding sequence ATGGCTTCCGCTCGCCTCCTGCTCCTCTCCGCCGCCCTCCTGTTCCATTACTTCGCCGCCTGTGCGCCGCTTCCTTCTCGAGATTCGTGCTTGGATGTTTCGCCTGCGGAGAGGCAGCGGTGCGACGTGTCGAGCATTAGGGTGCGGCAGACGAACAGAGGGCGGAGGAGGGGAGGTGCGACGATGGACCCGGTGTTCGAGGTGGAGGTGGAGAACGGGTGCTGCTGCGCCGTCTCGCGGGTGGTGCTCGTAAGCGAGGGCTTCGCCAGCTCGGTCCCCGTCGATCCCAGGTTGTTCCGGCGGGAGGAGGGCGGCGGCGGGTACCTCGTCGCCGACGGAAGGGAGATCCCTAGCTCGGGCTCTCTCACCTTCCGCTACGCATGGGACCGAGCCTTCTTCATGTATCCGGCGAGCTTGGAATCCAACTGCTCAGCGCTGGCGAAGCAAAGAGAAGCGATATCCGTCGATGAGAATTAG